TCGTGGAAGGTTTTGGTACCATGTGCACTGAACAGCGCCCGGCGATTGCAAAGGCCTGTCAACGCATCGGTCATTGCCTCCAGCCGGTGCCGGGCAGTGATCCGGGCCTGATGCAGGGTCAGAGACAGGGCGCCGATACCACTCATGCCAGCAATGCAGACCGCCATATTTATATCTTCCGCCCATCCGCTCGGTGCCACCGCTAGCCGCCACTCGCCACGCTGGATCAAAGCCAGGGCGCAGGCGAGGAAAGACAGGCTGGTGGCTCCGTAAAGCACGGCCATGCCAGACAGCACACCGGGCGATTCCGCCCGTCCAAGCCAGTATTGATGGGCAATTGCCAACATCACGATGGCAGTGCCAGCGTTGAACAGGATAAAACCAATGCCGCCATATCCCGATAGGAAGGCCGCACTCAGCACGATGACGGTAATGCAGGAGACACCGATCAGCATCTTGAAGGGTATAATCCCTGTGCGAAACTGCTTGGCGGCGGCATATAGAATGAAGAAGCCGGTGATGATCGAGCACATGGCAAGCGCGCCAAGACCTCTGGAGGGGGTCGAGGTGAAGAGCCCGTAGGTCAGAATTCCGACC
This region of Agrobacterium vitis genomic DNA includes:
- a CDS encoding GGDEF domain-containing protein: MARRENSFLLSWVIGLALTMVGILTYGLFTSTPSRGLGALAMCSIITGFFILYAAAKQFRTGIIPFKMLIGVSCITVIVLSAAFLSGYGGIGFILFNAGTAIVMLAIAHQYWLGRAESPGVLSGMAVLYGATSLSFLACALALIQRGEWRLAVAPSGWAEDINMAVCIAGMSGIGALSLTLHQARITARHRLEAMTDALTGLCNRRALFSAHGTKTFHEDMAMLVFDIDRFKAINDRYGHAVGEEVIRNIAAELKAAIGLSSVTRLGGEEFAAVLENAAPGRAEWIGERIRRQLQDREVLVDGDSFVATTSVGIAYGTASGLTFDEILNLADNALYNAKRLGRNRIETAVVNWESGPSVEAGSA